TTCATTGATCACATGCTCTATTCCCCAGAGCCGATCGCCAATATTCCAGAACAGAACCCGTTTCTTTGACGGATCGTGTTGCAATACACTGTACGCGCCTGTATCGCGAAATTGCGTGTTCCAGCACCAGATTCCGGTCATGATTGAAAGCAGAAACCAGATCACGGCGATCCGCCGCCAGTGAACTATCCAGGCCAGCACAAATACGACGAAGGCCCCCAGACTCAACAGAATTAAAGGAGACATATAAAAAACCAGGGAAGCAACAGCACTGCTCGAGTCTCGGACTGTGAAACGAATCGAAATAGCCAGGCACCAGAAGACGGAAATCAGGAGAACCAGTACTTTCATCAGCCAGACCTGAAACGCTGTTCGCAGTCTGCGTCTGGGAGATTGCCCATTTTGAGAACTATGACTGTCTGTGCGCTCTGAATTCATGTCTTTGATTTCTGTTGAACTGGTTCATATTATTCGGCGTGAAATTCAGTTGATTCCCTGTAACTTCTGCTGGTCGAGATGGCTTAAGATATGTTATGATTCTGCTGCTGGGATTACTGCAAAAGCAGTTGAAACACCAAATTCACCTTCAGAGGATATCACTCACCATGAGCCAGACCCCCGAATCACGCATCCAGGAACTGGGGCACACACTGCCTACTCCTCCTCAGGCGGTAGGATCATACATTCCCGCTACCCAGTTTGGAAATGTCATTGTTACCAGCGGACAGTTGCCCTTCATTGGCAGCGAATTGATGTTCAAGGGAAGAGTAGGGGATCACCTGCATGAAGACGACGGTTCCAATGCCGCCAGTCTCTGCCTGCTCAATGCATTGGCACAGATCAAAACAGTCACAGGGGAACTCTCAAATATCAAACGTATTATCCGACTGGAAGGATACGTACATTCGGCACCTGGATTTGATCGGCAACCTTACGTGCTGAATTCTGCATCACAACTGTTAACTGATATTTTTGGTGACAAAGGCAAGCACACTCGAGTGGCTCTGGGAATCTCGGAAATGCCTTTAAATGCAGCGGTCCAACTGGCGCTCTGGGTAGAGGTCGAATAAACGGCCGGCTGTTACGAATGAATAGCTGGAGCGCATCACATTTAACCATAGCGTCTCTCGATCTATTATAGTCGGTCCAAATGGCACTGGAGACGCTACAGTAAAACTGGACACAGTCTAATCAGCATAAGCTTCTTATTTTAATGGATTGATCAAGATGTATTGGCCTGAAACGAGGAGAGCTAAAAGAACATTATTCGGCGGTCTCGCCTTACGTCAGACAGCCGTTTATCTGATGTTTCTCATACTGTCGACCAATCTCGTTTCAGGCCAGTTACCCAAGATTACTCCCCGTACAACAAAGCCTGCGGAAGCAGCTGCTTTCACTCCCTCAGAGTCTGCTGATTCACAGGCAGAGCCAGGGACCTGGACGTCGTTTCTGGGAAATCACCGAAATGGGATTTCCGACGAAACGGATCTGAATCTGGACTGGAATGTACATAAGCCGGCCGTTTTATGGAGAGTTCCCCTGGGAGGGGGGTATTCATCAATGGTCATCGCCGAAGGCCGGCTCTGGACTATGGCGACGCATCTGACAAACGATTTCGTGGTCTGCTTTGATGCCCGAACTGGAAAAAAACTTTGGACCACTGAGGCAGCTCCCACTTATATTGATCATCAAAAACAGGCACGCGGGCCACGTTCGACCCCCACATACCATGAGGGCAAACTGTACTGCCTGCTACCTGCGGGTGATTTACTTTGTCTGAATGCCAAATCAGGCGAGGTTCTCTGGAAAGTCAATATTTTTCAGATCAGCGGAGCCCCACGACAGGAAGAACAGACTCTCTATTACTGGGGCATGTCTGCTTCACCTTTGATCGAAGGAGATCTGGTGATTCTTCAGCCAGGGGGAAATAACAATAATTCGGTGATCGCAGTCAATAAAGATACCGGAAAACTGGTTTGGGGAGTGGGCAACGATCCGCCTGGTTATGGTTCTCCTATTGTGGTTGACACGCTTGATCAGCGACAAATTATTGTTCCGACCGGATCGTCGATCCTGTCACTGAACCCGGAAGAGGGGAGTTTACTCTGGCGCATTGTCTGGGGAAATAAATACAACTGCAATTGTGCGACCCCCGTCTGGAATGATGAATCACTCTTCATCTCTTCCGCCTACGGCACAGGCTGTATGCGGTTTGCCTTATTTCGGCAGAATGAAGAAATCCGTCCGATTTCACAATGGAAAAGCCTCTCACTGCAGAATCAGTTTGCAACCAGTATTATCAAAGACGGCTATATTTATGGACCACACGGAGACCTGGCTGCTGCCTCTTATCGTTGTCTGGATATGCAGCGAGGGAAGATTCAATGGCAAACACGACGTGTCGGCAAATGCACACAGATCGCCGCAGAGGGTCATCTGATCTGCCTGACAGAGCAAGGGGCACTGATTCTGGCGGAAGCCAATCCCACAGAGTATCGAGAGAAAGGAAATTTAACCGGTCTACTGAGCTTCAAAGCATGGGCTCACCCTGCGTTGGCCAATCGCCGGCTCTATCTGCGTGATGAAAAAAGACTGATTTGTCTCGATCTTCAAGAAAAATAGCCGTGTAGAAGTGGATCTTCTATCACGGCATTCTATTCAAGTCCTCAAAACAGGCTATTGCTTTTCAGTTCGGTTCACCAGTTGCTCTTTCAGAGACTGCAGCTTTTGCTGTTGTTGCTGTACCTGTTTTTCCTGGGCCTCAATCTTCAGTTTTAAAGCTTGCTCATCAGATATTTTTTTCACCTTGGGAGGCTGGACCTGACCTGGCAGAATTCGACGAGGGGGATTCCGAAGTTTCTGCATGGCGACTCTGTTTTCTGCTTTGATGCGAGCCAGTATCCGATCTGCCTGATAAATTGTCCGACGGGCTTCTTCGAACGCGGTATGCTCTTTTCCATCGGGGCCGATATATTTCTGCCGCTGAATCAAACCACGATTATCTCTAACGTTATTACCTAATTCATTGTTTTCAATGTCACCATTCTCATTTAAATCATTTTCAGCAGCGCCTAGTGCGTCGTAGAAAGCTCTGACCAGACCGGTTTTTAAGTCGTTTCGATCATAATCCCGGTAGTCTGAATCCTGCCGATCTACATCTCTGACCTGAGCAACGGGAATTTTGGGTTTCTGCTCCGCAGAACTGAATCCGGTCATTGTGAGATAAAACCCACCCATGACAATCGCTAAAATCAATAATCGTTTCATGATGCTGCCTCATCCGATCCATTAAATTGAGAACAACCACAGGTTGTATATTCATCGTACCTATTATATTCGATTCATTCCTTTTATTTCAATCTTTTTATAACAAAAAGGGAAAACACAGCAACTTAAACAGTCTGTATAAATAAAAAAGGCCTGAGCCATTAGCTCAGACCATTTGATAATACGATACACTTTACCGCATCCATTCTCTATGACTATGAGTTGATGGCATTAATTGCGTTTGCGAGATCCATCAATTCATTGATTAATGCACTACGCAATGTGGTAAGTCCTGCGATAGCACCAATTCCAATAATAGTGAGCAGCAGCAGATATTCAACAAACACAGCACCACGAACTTTTTGCTTCCATCGCCTGGTTTGTGTTTTAATTTTTTGAAACACAGGTCGCCCTTTCATATGTCCAGATAGAAAATCCTCAGACATTACGATATGCACAACCTGTACCAATCATTCGAAATCTCACGATTCTATAACCGGGATGTGATAAGCAGGCTGAAACAACTGAAAAAAGCATGAACCCTGCTGAAAACAGGATTAACAACTTCATCAGTACACGGACAGACATGATAAGGAAGAGTGGCAGTAAACCGCAAAAGTGTTAACAAACAGAAACACTTGCGCTAACCAAGCTTCCAGGAGATTACATGAGAGGGGAGGGAGAGGCTGACGACAACAACGCATCAGAGATCAAGAGTTAAGCGCTTTGATCGCTGCGTCTCTGGTGTCGAAGGTTTCCCAAAGCTGATCCAGGTGAGTGACTTCCAGTACCTCGGTACAATATTCACTTAAACCGCAAATCGTAAACTTGCCACCTTCTCTGTGATTCAGGCGATTCCACATCCGGAAAATCACTTCGATAAACGCAGACCCGAAAAATGAGGTGTGCGAGAGATCGAGAACAACAATCGGGGGAGAAGCAGTCTCGGCCACCTGCAACAGAACATCTGTCAAGGCGTCCAGCCTGGGTTCGTCCAGGTTTTCATATTCAGGCCCCAAAGCCACAACTGTGACCTGACCTTCTTTGACTATTTCCGGGGGATAATCAGCAGGCATAATTGAACTGTCAACTAGAGCGTCATTTGTAAAAGCCCTCTCTGAATTCAGATGAGGACATCAAAGGAACCTACACATAGTAATCCAAATCACTAAAGTGTCAACCAAGAAATCCGATTCGCGGTCCAAGATCTATCGACGCAAGTCTATTAAAACCGAATATTTATCAACACGCTATCCTCAGCGTACTCCCCCCAGAGTCATACTCTGATACTGAGACAATAAAGGGGAACCATTTTATTGCTCGTTTTTCCAGTCTTGCAGTTTGGCTTTTACTTTCAATTTTTGATTATTCCGGAATATCGTGAGCGTCACGACATCGCCCACCTTATGAGTTTCCAACGCATCCAGTAGCGAATTTGATCCGATGATCGGTGTTTCATCCATTTGCAAGATCAAATCTCCCAGTACAATATTTCCACTCTTGTCCCGTCTGATTTCCAGTAAACCAGCCTGATCGGCAGCACCACCTTTGAGTAGATCCTGAACCATAACCCCTTGGATTGAAGATGGTAAAACCCCGTTCTTTTTGAGTTTGCCAGTCACAAAGTCATCGACTCCCGTAAAATTCAGGCTGGGACTCTGAATCTTTCCAAAATCGATCAATTGAGGAACGAAGCGGCTGATTAAATCAACGGGCACTGCATAGCCAATACCGGCATAAACATGTGATGAGCTGTAGATTGCCGTATTCATCCCAATTAATCGTCCGGAGCTGTCAAGCAGTGGCCCCCCTGAGTTTCCGGGGTTGATGGCGGCATCAGTTTGAATCACATTTCGAATCGATCTACCAGTTACCGAAATGATTTCCCTCCCTAATCCGCTGATAATTCCAGTAGTCAGAGTCTGGTCGAGGCCAAATGGATTTCCGATCGCCAAAACGGTCTGGCCTACCTGCAGGTTGGAAGAAGCTCCAATCTCGATGGGCTTTAGCAGGTCCTTAGGTGCATCAATTTTTAACACTGCCAGATCTTTAGAAGGAGCAACCCTGACACGGTAAGCAGTCCAAGTCGTGTTAGCAGCCAGGGTCACAGTCATTTCATCTGCGTTTTGAATCACATGGTAGTTTGTGACAATATGCCCCTCCCGGTTCCAGATGAATCCACTACCAGACCCCTGTGGTATTTTCTGCTGATTCAGACTGAATCGTCCCAGTTCAAATGCAATCTCTGCCGTTCGGATATGCACCACGGATGGTGATGCTTCACGAAATAAATCGATCGTTCTGATTTCAGACTGGGTGAGATCCGGTGCCATCGAAAACTGATACGATGCCTGGCGGAACTGACGCCTGATCAATTCGCCAGACATCAGTACAATCAGAACGATTAAAATGAGAATTAACCACCGCTGGATCGCTGAAGATTTTCTGGAAGGAGAATCCAAGCTGCCTGTCCCTGTTTCTGTTTCTGAAAGAATAACCTGATTTTACACAGCAATCGAAAGAGGCTGAATACAGAGTTAAAGGACTCTTATTTTAGGTCAGGACACTCCAGTATCGCAACCATTGTTTCTCCGTAAGCGATCTCTGCCTGCTGATTACTGCAACCTGGCTGCAGCAGAATTTAATTCACTGACTGCTTTGATAAAGCGTTTTTTCAGTTTGGGGGATAATTCCGGGAATGCAGAAACCACTTCGGGACTTAACATTTTATGACAGCGTTCCACAGCAGAACAAATTCGCTTGATTGCCTGCTCTGGAGTGATTTCAGGCTTCGCCACAACCGCCACTTCTGAGTTCGAACCTTGAGGCGCAGCAGCGCCAGCTCCAGATCGGAAAGGGCTATAGTCGTTACCGGAACCGCCGACATCACGTGCGTGAGCCCCAACAGTAGCAGAAGAGTCAGCCTGCTCGCGGGAACCAGATTCTCCCCGCTCCAACTGACCATATTCTGAAGGATCTTTGACAGAGATCGGTTCATCGGAGACAAATGTCACTTCGGAATCAACCGGGTATTCTTCAAACGGTTCGGAAATAGAAAGGTCTTCTCCATTCACAGCACGACGCCACGCTTTCAACTCTGCGACAGTCGCCTGATTCTCTTCCGCCCACTGCAGACATTCCGGAGCATCATCCCAAGTCAATGCAATATAGTAGTGTGACCATTTGAGATGCTGGTATTGTTCCCGAACATCTCCGAACGTTTCCCAGACCCGTCGCCTCTGATAAATCTGATCGCCACTCAGACCGACCATTGCGCCAAAATCTGCATCAGTTCTTCCCTTGGCGTATTTTTTTGTCCATTGTGCAGCACATTCACCAATCACCCAGCTACTGTCGCTCAAGGCTTCACGGGCACGATCAATTAATTGTTCTTCCGTCATTTTTGCTGTTGTATCTGTATGATCAATCATAATATTTCTACTGGTCTAACCTGTAAACGAAAAAGCCCTCCTCAATCCATTTGGATTTTTTTGAAAACTGAGGAGAGAAATTATGAACCATCGCCCTTGAAACTACTTTTGAAAAGTGCAGGGCAGATCTAATCTCGATGCTACACGGATTTGGCATGGAATGCCACCAAAGCGGAACAGTTACTCAGTCAGAAGCCATATTCGTCTATTTCCTGCAAGTAAAGGTACCGTAATCAACTTAAGGCATCACTGATCATCCAGCTGTTAATCTGGGAAGCTTACAAAAATCTTACCGATCAGTGCCGGAATGCTTGACCTAACTTCGATCGGTTATTAGGATTCGGTCAAATCCAGACGAAGAAGAGTCGAATAATGACTGTATCACTTCTGTTGATTAAATAATTTCAACACAATAAACTCTGGATGGATAAGAGTTTATTGGAGTGATAATCAGTAATTTTCAGGCGCCGTAGCCAAGTGGTCTAAGGCGGCGGATTGCAAATCCGTTATTCCCCGGTTCGAATCCGGGCGGCGCCTCTTCAATTAAAACAGCCTCCAGAAGGAGGCTGTTTTTTTATGCGCTGATGCTCTCTCGGTTACAGCTATTTTTTCTGACTGTTTTCAAGTTCAATCAGGAACTCCGAGTTTTTCAGACAATGAACCATACTGATATCGCCTGCCAATCTCCCTCTGCGATCAGTGATCTGATCTGCGGTATTGACCATCCGATCCAAACCTGAAGTTAATTCTTTCTTGATCGTAGCAGACTGGCTGGATTTCAGTTCTGAAAGCTCAGTACCAGAGGCATTCCATAATATCCAGGATGTGGTAATATCATGCAGATTCGCAGTTCCCCGCGGATAATACTGATCAATCCTCAACTCCCAGGCAGCTTTCGACTG
The sequence above is a segment of the Gimesia algae genome. Coding sequences within it:
- a CDS encoding RidA family protein, with amino-acid sequence MSQTPESRIQELGHTLPTPPQAVGSYIPATQFGNVIVTSGQLPFIGSELMFKGRVGDHLHEDDGSNAASLCLLNALAQIKTVTGELSNIKRIIRLEGYVHSAPGFDRQPYVLNSASQLLTDIFGDKGKHTRVALGISEMPLNAAVQLALWVEVE
- a CDS encoding PQQ-binding-like beta-propeller repeat protein gives rise to the protein MYWPETRRAKRTLFGGLALRQTAVYLMFLILSTNLVSGQLPKITPRTTKPAEAAAFTPSESADSQAEPGTWTSFLGNHRNGISDETDLNLDWNVHKPAVLWRVPLGGGYSSMVIAEGRLWTMATHLTNDFVVCFDARTGKKLWTTEAAPTYIDHQKQARGPRSTPTYHEGKLYCLLPAGDLLCLNAKSGEVLWKVNIFQISGAPRQEEQTLYYWGMSASPLIEGDLVILQPGGNNNNSVIAVNKDTGKLVWGVGNDPPGYGSPIVVDTLDQRQIIVPTGSSILSLNPEEGSLLWRIVWGNKYNCNCATPVWNDESLFISSAYGTGCMRFALFRQNEEIRPISQWKSLSLQNQFATSIIKDGYIYGPHGDLAAASYRCLDMQRGKIQWQTRRVGKCTQIAAEGHLICLTEQGALILAEANPTEYREKGNLTGLLSFKAWAHPALANRRLYLRDEKRLICLDLQEK
- a CDS encoding Flp family type IVb pilin, producing the protein MSEDFLSGHMKGRPVFQKIKTQTRRWKQKVRGAVFVEYLLLLTIIGIGAIAGLTTLRSALINELMDLANAINAINS
- a CDS encoding STAS domain-containing protein, producing the protein MPADYPPEIVKEGQVTVVALGPEYENLDEPRLDALTDVLLQVAETASPPIVVLDLSHTSFFGSAFIEVIFRMWNRLNHREGGKFTICGLSEYCTEVLEVTHLDQLWETFDTRDAAIKALNS
- a CDS encoding S1C family serine protease codes for the protein MSGELIRRQFRQASYQFSMAPDLTQSEIRTIDLFREASPSVVHIRTAEIAFELGRFSLNQQKIPQGSGSGFIWNREGHIVTNYHVIQNADEMTVTLAANTTWTAYRVRVAPSKDLAVLKIDAPKDLLKPIEIGASSNLQVGQTVLAIGNPFGLDQTLTTGIISGLGREIISVTGRSIRNVIQTDAAINPGNSGGPLLDSSGRLIGMNTAIYSSSHVYAGIGYAVPVDLISRFVPQLIDFGKIQSPSLNFTGVDDFVTGKLKKNGVLPSSIQGVMVQDLLKGGAADQAGLLEIRRDKSGNIVLGDLILQMDETPIIGSNSLLDALETHKVGDVVTLTIFRNNQKLKVKAKLQDWKNEQ